From Camelina sativa cultivar DH55 chromosome 20, Cs, whole genome shotgun sequence, the proteins below share one genomic window:
- the LOC109131163 gene encoding uncharacterized protein At4g04775-like translates to MSDSYSLSNTSQVEYEDAEYGIPTVCYCGERPRLEPSFTRTNPGRLFYTCQNRDDGECHIWKWWDVAMMEELRALKQETYGCPSLKRMREIIQVQRDEIAHLYDIQSKNQMELDSLKVLIANKRDGIAMELKNVFVAAFVLLAMIIYLF, encoded by the exons ATGTCTGATTCATACTCTCTATCAAACACAAGTCAAGTTGAATATGAGGATGCTGAATATGGGATTCCTACAGTTTGTTACTGTGGTGAAAGGCCAAGGCTTGAACCTTCTTTTACAAGGACAAACCCAGGAAGGCTCTtctacacatgtcaaaatagagat GATGGAGAATGTCATATTTGGAAATGGTGGGATGTAGCTATGATGGAAGAACTAAGGGCACTGAAGCAAGAAACTTATGGCTGTCCTAGTTTGAAACGAATGCGTGAAATAATTCAGGTCCAAAGAGACGAGATTGCTCACCTCTATGATATCCAATCAAAAAATCAGATGGAGTTGGATAGCCTTAAGGTATTGATTGCAAATAAAAGAGATGGAATAGCTATGGAGTTGAAGAATGTGTTTGTTGCggcttttgttttgcttgcaATGATAATCTATTTGTTTTAG